One Candidatus Polarisedimenticolaceae bacterium genomic window carries:
- a CDS encoding Rrf2 family transcriptional regulator, whose protein sequence is MKISKRGLYGVRALSHLADRYGPGVVQIREIAKAEAIPAKFLEGILLELKHAGMVRSRRGIEGGYQLARRPDEIYLGAVVRVLDGSLAPMGSAAELREMLHAEPRHAGFYSILLDVRDAAAKILDGTTLADVVARNREFREGRRER, encoded by the coding sequence ATGAAGATCTCCAAGCGCGGCCTGTACGGCGTGCGGGCGTTGAGCCACCTGGCGGACCGGTACGGCCCCGGCGTGGTGCAGATCCGCGAGATCGCGAAGGCGGAGGCGATCCCCGCGAAGTTCCTCGAGGGGATCCTGCTGGAGCTCAAACACGCCGGGATGGTGCGCAGCCGACGCGGGATCGAGGGGGGATACCAGCTCGCGCGGCGCCCCGACGAGATCTACCTCGGCGCGGTCGTGCGCGTGCTGGACGGCTCCCTCGCGCCGATGGGAAGCGCCGCGGAGCTCCGCGAGATGCTGCACGCGGAGCCCCGGCACGCCGGGTTCTACTCGATCCTGCTCGACGTGCGCGACGCCGCGGCGAAGATCCTCGACGGAACGACCCTCGCCGACGTCGTCGCGCGCAACCGCGAGTTCCGCGAGGGGCGGAGGGAGCGTTAG